GGTTATAGCAACTCAGATGATTACAGAATGAGTAGTGAAGACTATTATAATCACGTAGTAGAGATGTTTAAAAATTGGCATAACCATGAAGAAGTTGTAAATGGTAATTGGCCTATAACGTTGGAAGAATGCTTTGGAATTGAGAAGCAATATGATTATCCGCTTTCTACAGAGGATGCTCAAAGTTTAGCAGACTATTTTATTGATGAATACGCTCCTAGTAGGAGTTCTCGTAACGATTTAAGAGACTTTGAAGGTTTTATTGTAAAAGGTCCTGAATATTTAAGTGTTTTCAATGGTGAAACAGGAGATGAAATGGAAACCATTCGTTACAAATATGAACGCCATGATGATGGACTTATGTGGGGCGATTACGCAATGTCACGCATCGAGCCTGGAAATCGGGTTGATCGCTTTTTAGCGGGAGTTGCTTATTTGGATGGGAAAAATCCAGCAGCTATTTTCTCACGAGGTTATTATACAAGAGCAACAATGGTTTCATATACTTGGGATGGAAAGCACCTTAAAGAAGAATGGGATGTTGATAGTGGTTGGACACCAATGACAAATCCGTTTAATGATGGACCACATGGACGTCTAGGTACGAGTGAGGAGTATGGTACCTTAACAACACAAGGTGCACATTCTTTAAGTACAGCAGATGTAGATGGAGATGGCAAACAAGAAATTATCTATGGCTCATCTACAATCGATCATGATGGTTCACTATTATATAGCTCTAGTGATGTCATGCCAGAAGAAAGTGCAACTCCAGGAGTAACAGCAGGCCTAGGTCACGGTGATGCACTACATGTTGCAGATATTGATCCAAACCGAGATGGACTAGAGATCTTTATGGTTCATGAAGGTGGACGATATGCGCCGTATGGCTATGCGTTAAGAGATGCTAAAACTGGTGAAGTTATTTATGGCGGTTATACTGGTAAAGATACCGGCCGAGGGATGGTTGGAGATGTTAATCCAGAGCAACCAGGTTTGGAAACTTGGGCTGTTGGTCTATGGACCGCAGATGGAACAAAGATTAATGAAAAAGCCCCTGGAACAAATATGAATATCAAGTGGGCTGCTGATATGACAACTCAAATTATTAATGGAGCTATTGAAAATACACCAACGATAGGCGATTGGCAAAAGGGAACAGTGCTAACAGCTTCTGGAACAAGAACAAATAATTACACGAAAGGAAATCCATCTTTAGTTGCAGATATTTTCGGGGATTGGAGAGAAGAACTTCTTGTCCGAACAGAAGATAGCCAGTTAATTCGAATTTACTTAAGTACAGAGGTGACAGATCGCAAGCTTCACACGCTCATGCATGACCCACAATATCGGACTGGAATCGCGTGGCAAAATGTTGGTTATAATCAACCTTCTTATACAAGCTATTATTTCGCTTCGGATACAAACTGGGAAGATGTTTCTGTGCCAGAGATAAAGCTACCAGGTGAATTAAATGAGCTAAATCACACTCTGAATCTTTTTATTGAAAACGGAGAAGTAAATGGATCAGTTGAAGCACAATTAAAAAATTCGTTAAAACAAGCTCAACATCATGCAGAGAAAGGCTCTTACAAAAAAGGTATTCAGTTTATCGAAAAGTTTATTAAACAACTAGATCATAGAAAGAAGAAAGATCATATTACTGAAAATGCTAAATCAACTTTAAAAAATCAAGCAGAACTGATTATCGAGAATTGGCAGGAACTAAAATAAATAATTAAATAGACACTTCAGTTCTTCCGGCAGCAAGTATACTTAGTTAATGAGAAGAAGCTTCAATCTTTACATAAGGATTGAAGCTTCTTTATCGTTTATCTTGTACATACGAATTATCAAAATTGATTGACATGTACGTATATGTATAATATGATTAAAATGATATTGAGAAGCGCTTACATAAAAGGCTGTTAAGCTAATTTCTATCCTATAGTTAACCTGTTTCGAAAAGTGGAAAGATAAGCATGTTCATACAAGATGATGAAACTTCATTATAAGAGGAGAGGAGAAGGGGGAGAATGAAAAGGTCTGTTTATCAAAGATTTTTAGTGTTATTTTGTGCAGTTGGTTTTGTTATATCAGGAACTGCCATTACCTCAGATCATAAAGTTCAGGCAAACGAAATTCCTGTTTTTGAAGAAGTTTCTGTACATGATCCTTCTGTATTAAGGGTAGATGACACTTATTATATATTTGGATCTCATTTAGCTGCGGCAAAAACAAAAGACTTTATGAAATGGGAGCAAATCTCATCAGAAGTTAATCCTGCAAATCCTTTATTTGAAAACGTAGTGGAGGAATTGAAAGAAACGTTTGAATGGTCACAATCAGATACATTGTGGGCTGCGGATGTTATTCAGCTTGAGGATGGTAAGTTCTACATGTACTACAATGCGTGTAAAGGAGATTCTCCACGATCAGCACTTGGAGTGGCGGTTGCTGATTCAGTAGAAGGACCTTATAAAGATTTAGGAATTATTCTTAAATCAGGTATGTGGGACGAAGAAAGTGAAGATGGCACAATTTACGATGCAACAGTCCATCCAAATACAGTTGATCCTGATACATTTTTTGATAAGGATGGAAGGCTGTGGATGACATATGGCTCTTATTCAGGAGGAATTTTCATTCTAAAAATGGATCCAAAAACGGGTAAGCCTTTTCCAGATCAAGGTTATGGTAAGAAATTGCTTGGAGGAAATCACAGTAGAATAGAAGCTTCATATATTCAATACAGCAAAGAAACAGACTATTATTATATGTATTTATCATTTGGCGGCCTTGATGCAATTGGGGGCTATAACATGCGTGTTGTTAGGTCAGAAAACCCAGATGGACCATATGTGGATGCAGAAGGAAATGACATGATTCATGCCAAAGCGGATCCATCACTTCCATTATTTGATGATGCGTCAATTGAGCCTTATGGTGTGAAGTTAATGGGAAACTTTTTATTTGAAAGTAAAGAAGGTGAAATTGGAACTGGATATATTTCACCAGGCCATAATTCTGTTTATTATGATGAAAAAAAGGGGGAGCAATATCTAATTTTCCATACTCGTTTCCCAGAAAGAGGAGAACAACATGAGGTGCGCGTGCACAAAATGTATATGAATTCTCAAGGCTGGCCGGTTGTTTCCCCTTATCGCTATGCTGGGGAAGAGTTAGAAACAGTAAAAAAATCAGAGCTTAACGGTGATTATCATTTTATTAACCATGGTAAAGACATTAGTTCAGAAATGAAAGAATCAGTTTCTATTCGTCTAAATAAGGATGGCACGATTACTGGTGGAGTTGAAGGTACATGGAAATTAGATGGTGAGCATGAGGTGGCATTGCATCTTGATGGTAAAACGTATAACGGAGTATTTGTTCGTCAATGGGAGCAAGCATCAGAGAGTTATATAATGACTTTCACTGCACAATCATCTGAGGGGATTTCAATTTGGGGAAGCAAATTAGCCAATGAAAATTCACCAGTTTCTGCTATGAATTCTTTATATCTAGTATTGTTTGGTGGGTTAGTTTTAGGTTTGAGCATTGGCTTATTTATCTTTTGGAAAAGGAAAAAGAATATAACAAACTAATAGTCTGCTCCTTTTAGTTTTTACAATATTAAATATAAGTATAACTTCGGTATCAGGACTTTACAAAGAATAGCCAATTTAGAAAGGAAGGATGAAAATTGAAGCATCATCAATATGCTTTAACGCCACCAATGGGCTGGAATAGTTGGGATTGTTACGGTGCTACAGTAAGAGAAGATGAAGTGAAAGGAAACGCAGATTACATGGCAAAGCATCTGCTTCAGCATGGCTGGGAGTATGTTGTGGTGGACATTCAATGGTCAGAGCCTGGAGCTGTTTCTTCTGCTTATCGTCCGTTTGTTCCGTTAGAAATGGATGAATATTCAAGGTTAGTGCCGGCGGTTAATCGGTTTCCATCTGCTGAGAATGGGAACGGCTTTAAACCGTTAGCAGATTACATACACAATCTTGGTTTGAAATTTGGTATCCACATTATGAGAGGTATTCCTCGACAAGCTGTTCATCAAAATACAAAAATACTTGGTAGTAATAAAACAGCAAGGGAGATTGCAAGGCCTAACTCTATTTGTCCATGGAATACAGACATGTATGGTATAGACGAAACAAAAGAAGGTGCGCAAGAATACTATGATTCCCTGTTTAAGCTTTATGCTGAGTGGGAAGTGGATTTTGTTAAGGTAGATGATATTGCCGATTCGAAACTCTACGGAGCACATACTGAAGAGATAAAAATGATTAGAAAAGCGATCGATCGTTGCGGGCGACCAATGGTGTTAAGTTTATCACCTGGACCCGCTCCATTAGAGCATGCAAGCTTATTAGAAGAAAATGCAAATATGTGGAGAATGACAGATGATTTTTGGGACCTTTGGGAGCTTCTCTATAACATGTTTGATCGATGCTATAAATGGAGTAAAAATAGTGGTCCAGGATTTTGGCCAGACGCCGACATGTTGCCACTAGGACATATTGGTATTCGTTCTGTGGATGGTGGAGCAAGTGACCGATTTACAAGATTTACAAAAGACGAGCAAATCACGATGATGACGCTTTGGTCAATTTTTCGCTCTCCACTGATGTTTGGTGGAGAATTAAGAGATAACGATGAATGGACACTGTCTCTACTTACAAATGAAGAAGTACTGAAGATGCATAGAACAAGTCATAGTGCCCGACAGGTATATCGCAAACATGACAAAGTTGTATGGACTGCAGAAGGTAATAACGAAATCTATGTGGCACTCTTTAATATATCTGATAGAAAACAAACTGTTTCTGTATCACTTGGCGAACTACAAGTTTCCAAGGAGGAAGTTCAACCAAGAGATTTATGGAGTGAAAAGCAGTTAGCATCCGTTAACAGTGAGATTCGGTATGATTTATCGCCTCATGCATCAATACTTTTAAAAATAGACAAATAGAGTATTAGTCTCATTTAAGGTTATTGTTTTTTTATTTGTTACCAGAAAAGTTCTATTAAAAAACGTATAAAGAGGTGACGTTTAATGAGTAATGTTAGGCTTTTAGATGGTATTTTTAAAGATTCAGAAAGAATTGGAAAAGAGTTCCTCCTTTCTTTAGATGTAGATCGACTTGTTGCGTCTTGTTATGTTGCCGCTTCATTAACTCCCAAGAAACCTCGCTATGGTGGATGGGAAACAATGGGGATTAGCGGTCATTCGATTGGACATTGGCTATCAGCTGCTGCAACAATGTATTCGGTTACTAGAGATGAAAAATTAAAAGAAAAACTAGATTACGCTGTAGATGAACTTGCCTATGTTCAATCACAGGATCCCTATGGATATGTTAGTGGTTTCCCAAGAGATTGCTATGATCGAGTCTTTGCAGGCGGGGATTTTGAAGTATCGCATTTTAGCTTAGGGAATTCATGGGTGCCGTGGTACAGCATCCACAAAATATATGCAGGTCTTATCGATGCGTACAACATTTGTCAAAATCAGAAGGCACTAGAAGTTGTGCTAAAACTTGCAAATTGGGCCAAACAAGGAACAGATAACTTAACAGATGGAGAATTTCAAAGAATGTTAATTTGTGAGCATGGCGGAATGAATGAAGCAATGGCAGATCTTTATTTAATTACTAGTAACAAAGATTACCTTGATCTTGCCGTTAGATTCTGTCATAAAGCTATTCTAGATCCATTATCAAAAGGAATTGATGAACTAGAAGGAAAACACGCAAATACACAAATTCCAAAAGTAATTGGTGCTGCAAAACTATATGAAATCACAGGAGAAGCATATTATCGAGATGCTTCGTTATTCTTTTGGGAGCAAGTCACAGAAAACCGCTCATATGTAATAGGTGGGAATTCCAAAAATGAACATTTTGGTATTGAAAACTCTGAGGAGCTTGGTATAACAACAACCGAAACATGTAATACCTATAATATGATGAAGCTTACTGAGCATTTATATAAATGGACTCATCAATCAAAATATATGGATTATTATGAAAGAGCGTTATATAACCATATTCTAGCATCACAGGATCCAGAAACAGGAATGAAAACCTACTTTGTGTCAACTCAACCAGGTCATTTTAAAGTTTATTGTTCCCATGATGATTCTTTCTGGTGTTGTACTGGGACTGGAATGGAAAATCCTGCAAGATATACTAGAAGCATTTATCATCAGACTGAAAATCAATTGTTTGTAAACTTATTTATTGCCTCTGAAATACATCTAGTAGAAAAAAATATATCAATTAAACAAGAAACAACATTTCCTGAAGCCCCTATATCAAAGTTAACGATCGTAGAAGCAAAAGATGAGTTGTTGACGTTTCAAATTCGTGTACCATATTGGATATCTGGTGAGCTAACTGCGGCTATCAATAGTAAACAAACAATTGCTAGAGCGGATAAAGGATATCTTGAAGTAAGCGGCTGTTGGAATGATGGAGATGTAATTGAACTGTTTATTCCAATGAATTTGCATTCATACAAATCGAAAGATGAAGAAACAAAGGTAGCTTTTATGTACGGTCCTATCGTTCTTGCGGGAGCTCTAGGAACAGAAAGGTTCCCTATGAGTGATATTCTAGATGACCATTTAAAGCTTAATAATCACCCCTTGATCGATGTCCCAACTCTAGTAACGAGTGAAAAAGATTTAACAAAAGTGATCAAGCCACTCGAAGGCTCCTCATTATGTTTTGAAACAGAGGCTATCGGACAACCAGGGAATCTTAAGATGACACTTATCCCTTTTTATGCTCTTCATCATCAGAGGTATACGTTGTACTGGGATGTAATGGACAACGAAAAATATGTTGAGTTTTTAAACAAAGAACAAAGTGAAACAGAGAAACTAGAAAGTATCACAATAGATGCTGTCCAACCAAATGAACAACAGCCGGAAGTGGATCATGCTATCAAAACAGTAAACTCCCATTCAGGCTATTTAAACCTTGTTCATAGAGGCTTTCGAGATAGTCGTGATAATGGGTATTTTAGCTACGAATTAGCTGTTGATCCTGAAATTGAGATGTACTTGCATGTTACTTACTTTGGAGGAGATCGAGTTTTACATCTAGATGGTAAAGCTTATGAAAGGGATTTTCATATATTGATAGAGGGGGAAGAACTTGTACGACAAACACTTAAAGGTCAAAAGTCTGATAAACTTTTTGCTGTTGTATATCCTATCCCCTTTTCATTAACAGAAGGAAAAGAAAAGATTGAAGTGAGATTTGTTTCAACTGAAGGAAAAATAGCAGGTGGTATATATGGCGTAAGAATGATTAATAAACCATTATAATCTGATGGAAAAGGACTGGTTTTGGCTACAAATGTCAAAGATACCAGTCCTTTTTATAACTACCCATACAATTAACCATACAAAAGAAGAATAAATTATTGTTTCATTTCAAATTTGTACGTTTATGTTGTATAATAAAATTAGTTGTACGAATAACTTTAACTAGAGACATACAAGCTGAAAGTGGTGACATAATGGCACAGCAAACAAAGGTTAGCATGGTGAAAGAAAAAATTAAAGAATGGATTGTAAATGGTAAGGTTTTACCTGGAGAGAAAATTTATTCAGAAAACGAATTAGTAAAAATGTTTGAGGTTAGTAGGCATACGGTTCGACAGGCTGTTGGTGATCTTGTGCATGACGGCTGGTTGTATAGAGAACAAGGAGCAGGAACTTTTTGCTCGACCCAATTAATTCAGGGACAGCCACAATCGAAAAGCAATTCAGCTGGTAAAACAATTGGTGTAATCACCACGTATATTTCTGACTATATCTTCCCCTCTATTATCAAAGGAATTGAATCCTATTTAACAACACGCGGTTATTCGTTAACATTCGCTTGTACAGACAATGATCCTGAAAAGGAAAAGCAATGCATTGAAACAATGATTAATCATAATATAGATGGGTTAATTGTGGAACCTACAAGAAGCAGTAGCTACAATCCTAATCTACATTATTATTTGGAAATGGAACAAAAAAATATCCCATATCTTATGATTAACCAAATTTACCCACAGTTAAATCCTGCCAACATTATTTTAGATGATGAAAAGGGTGGTTATATTGCCACTGATCACTTAATTAAACAAGGACATAAGAAAATTATAGGCTTGTTTAAAAGTGATGATTTACAAGGGTTAAATCGTATGCAGGGATTTATTCGTGCATTTCGAGAAAACAACATACCATTTTTCCCGGATATGTTTGTAACATACACAACAGAGGAAAAGGGTTTTATTTTTAAAATGATGACTCTTTTGAAAGAGGCATCAACCCGACCGACTGCAATTGTCTGCTACAATGATGAAGTTGCTTTACAGGTATTGAACCTTTTAAGAGATCTTAAAATGAAAGTTCCTGAACATATGTCTATTGTAGGATATGATAATTCATACTTAGCAGAGGCTTCTGAGACAAAGTTAACATCTGTTACACATCCTAAGACAGATATGGGAATTGAGGCCGCGAAATGGATTGTTGATGCAGTAGAAAAACGGGAAAATGAGGCGTTCAAAAATAAACAAAAAGTTTATGATCCTAAGTTAGTCATACGGAATTCTACTTCTACAGTATCTAAACCAGCAGTTGAGAGAAAACAAATAATTATATAATTGAAAAGCGTGATTCCAAATTAAGATGTAATAAACTGTTAGGGGGAACAAAAGTGATTACGTTAAATGAACTGAAGAACCAATCAAAAGCATGTTCATGTGGAAATAACCATTATGATATTTTAATTGATGACATTGTTATTAGTGATCAAGCATTACAGGAAGTTGTTCCATATTTAGAAAGTAAAAAATTTAAAACGGTTGCGATTATTGCAGATGTATATACCGATGATGTGGCTGGAAAAACGATTTCAAATCTACTATGTGAAGCAAACATTGCTAACTCTAAATCGATTCTTCAGCCAAATGCTCAGGGAGATGTAGTTGCAGATGAAGTAGCATTAATTGAAGCCATGTTAGGTATACCTCAGGATGTTGATGTTGTAATCGCTGTTGGATCCGGCACAATTCATGATATTGTTAGATTCGCAAGCTTTAAAATGAGGAAACCTTTTATTTCTGTTCCAACAGCCCCCTCTGTTGATGGCTTTAACTCAATGGGAGCCCCTGTCATTATTAAGGGGGTAAAACTAACGTATCAAATGCAATCCCCTCTTGCTGTATTTGCTGATCTTTCCATTCTTAAAGGTGCACCGAAAGAAATGATTGCAGCAGGTTTTGCTGATATGATTGGAAAGTATACCTCGTTAGCTGATTGGAAGTTTTCACATCTTGTTGCAAATGAACCATACTGTCCCTTGTCTGCACGATTAACACAAGAAGCTCTGAATGGATGCGTGAATTCTATTGACCAAATTATACAAGCGGAAAAAGACGGTCTAAAAATTCTAATGGAATCGCTTATTCAATCGGGCTTAGCCATGCTTTTAGTTGGTCATTCATCACCTGCGTCAGGCGGTGAACATCATCTTTCGCATTTTTGGGAAATGAACTTTATTAAGAATTCTAAACCACAAGTTCTTCATGGAGCAAAAGTAGGGGTTTCTACCCAGTTAGTATTAGATTTATATAAGAATCAGATGTTGGAACTAATTTCTTCGAACGATAAACTTAAAGAACTATCGACAAATCAAGCAGGAGCAGTACTTGAACAGCAACATGAGCTAATTCAAGTAATAAAAGCGTTACCTAAATCTAGTGACATTGCTGGCATGATTAAGTCATTACAAGGGGCAGTTACTCCGTCGGATCTTGGTATACCATCAGAACTTGTTTCAGACAGTTTAAGGAAAGCACATAAATTAAGAGATCGTTACACGATGTTAAAGTTTTGGAATGAACATGTAGGCCTACATGAATATGTATAAAAGAACCTTAGATAGATATATTAATATGGAAAAGACCAAATTACTTAATTATTGGTCTTTTTTTTGTCGTGAAACAGCTTTCCGTACACACGTACGTACATATATTTTGTCGAAATAAGAAATGTACTAAATAAATATAAAAAAAGTTGTTGACATGTACGAACAGGTATAATAATATAAGATTAAAGAAGCGCTTACATAACAAATAGAAAAACTTACAAAAATAGATCGTACTCCATTGTTAAGTAAGTCTCCTTTTCTATCAAATAGCATCTGGGGGGAATATAAAGTGTTTAAGAAATCCAAAAAGAGATTAAGTAGATTCTTATTAGTCAGTATGTTAATTGTTGTTGTAGGAGGAGTCTTAGGAGCTTGTAGCAGCAGCTCAGGCGGAGAAGCAGAAGATGGGAAGAACTTAACATTTATGTTTAGTGGTCAACCACAAGAACAAACAGCCTATAAAGCAGTTGTAAAAAAATTCGAAGAAGCAAATCCTGGAGTAAAAGTTAAAGTTGTTGTAACAGCACCAGACCAATATGATACTAAATTACAAGCAGCAATTGCTGGTAACAGTCTTCCGGATGTTTTCTTCTATAATCCCGGTAACTTAAAGGCTTATGTAAACTCAGGTGTTTTAAAGGATATTACTGATTTAGTAGAAAATGCTGAAGGTGTTGATTTAACTAAAATATGGGAATCCGGTATAAGCAAATACCGTTATGATGGAGAAAATATGGGACAAGGTGCTCTATATGGGGTTCCAAAGGATTTAGGGCCATTCGCTTTCGGGTACAACAAAACAATGTTTGAAGAAGCAGGTATTCCACTTCCTGATCCAGACAAACCATACACTATGGAAGAATTTGTAGAAGTTACAAAGCAGTTAACAAAAGATACAGATGGTGATGGGAAACTTGATCAATGGGGAACTGGACTTAACGTAAACTGGTCATTACAACCATTTGTATGGAGTAATGGAGCAG
This genomic stretch from Metabacillus sp. B2-18 harbors:
- a CDS encoding rhamnogalacturonan lyase, which encodes MRKRSITNKLLTLSLATPLLLTGLQSDASAASSQANKHVSQSNGVQLEYLDRGLVAANTSQGIFLSWRLLGTEVDGYSENGLTGVNFNVYRDGKKIATVKDSTNFVDEAGLSSSKYYVKAVQDGKEIDQSAEATPWSQGYVDLKLQKPADGVTPSGESYSYTANDMSVGDVDGDGQYEFFVKWDPTNSKDVSQKGYTGNTYIDCYTMDGTLLYRIDLGVNIRSGAHYTQFLVYDFDGDGKSELMFKTAPGTKVIKYDKNGKVKSEKFITMLKEDQKAGYSNSDDYRMSSEDYYNHVVEMFKNWHNHEEVVNGNWPITLEECFGIEKQYDYPLSTEDAQSLADYFIDEYAPSRSSRNDLRDFEGFIVKGPEYLSVFNGETGDEMETIRYKYERHDDGLMWGDYAMSRIEPGNRVDRFLAGVAYLDGKNPAAIFSRGYYTRATMVSYTWDGKHLKEEWDVDSGWTPMTNPFNDGPHGRLGTSEEYGTLTTQGAHSLSTADVDGDGKQEIIYGSSTIDHDGSLLYSSSDVMPEESATPGVTAGLGHGDALHVADIDPNRDGLEIFMVHEGGRYAPYGYALRDAKTGEVIYGGYTGKDTGRGMVGDVNPEQPGLETWAVGLWTADGTKINEKAPGTNMNIKWAADMTTQIINGAIENTPTIGDWQKGTVLTASGTRTNNYTKGNPSLVADIFGDWREELLVRTEDSQLIRIYLSTEVTDRKLHTLMHDPQYRTGIAWQNVGYNQPSYTSYYFASDTNWEDVSVPEIKLPGELNELNHTLNLFIENGEVNGSVEAQLKNSLKQAQHHAEKGSYKKGIQFIEKFIKQLDHRKKKDHITENAKSTLKNQAELIIENWQELK
- a CDS encoding glycoside hydrolase family 43 protein; amino-acid sequence: MKRSVYQRFLVLFCAVGFVISGTAITSDHKVQANEIPVFEEVSVHDPSVLRVDDTYYIFGSHLAAAKTKDFMKWEQISSEVNPANPLFENVVEELKETFEWSQSDTLWAADVIQLEDGKFYMYYNACKGDSPRSALGVAVADSVEGPYKDLGIILKSGMWDEESEDGTIYDATVHPNTVDPDTFFDKDGRLWMTYGSYSGGIFILKMDPKTGKPFPDQGYGKKLLGGNHSRIEASYIQYSKETDYYYMYLSFGGLDAIGGYNMRVVRSENPDGPYVDAEGNDMIHAKADPSLPLFDDASIEPYGVKLMGNFLFESKEGEIGTGYISPGHNSVYYDEKKGEQYLIFHTRFPERGEQHEVRVHKMYMNSQGWPVVSPYRYAGEELETVKKSELNGDYHFINHGKDISSEMKESVSIRLNKDGTITGGVEGTWKLDGEHEVALHLDGKTYNGVFVRQWEQASESYIMTFTAQSSEGISIWGSKLANENSPVSAMNSLYLVLFGGLVLGLSIGLFIFWKRKKNITN
- a CDS encoding glycoside hydrolase family 27 protein, which gives rise to MKHHQYALTPPMGWNSWDCYGATVREDEVKGNADYMAKHLLQHGWEYVVVDIQWSEPGAVSSAYRPFVPLEMDEYSRLVPAVNRFPSAENGNGFKPLADYIHNLGLKFGIHIMRGIPRQAVHQNTKILGSNKTAREIARPNSICPWNTDMYGIDETKEGAQEYYDSLFKLYAEWEVDFVKVDDIADSKLYGAHTEEIKMIRKAIDRCGRPMVLSLSPGPAPLEHASLLEENANMWRMTDDFWDLWELLYNMFDRCYKWSKNSGPGFWPDADMLPLGHIGIRSVDGGASDRFTRFTKDEQITMMTLWSIFRSPLMFGGELRDNDEWTLSLLTNEEVLKMHRTSHSARQVYRKHDKVVWTAEGNNEIYVALFNISDRKQTVSVSLGELQVSKEEVQPRDLWSEKQLASVNSEIRYDLSPHASILLKIDK
- a CDS encoding glycoside hydrolase family 127 protein, which gives rise to MSNVRLLDGIFKDSERIGKEFLLSLDVDRLVASCYVAASLTPKKPRYGGWETMGISGHSIGHWLSAAATMYSVTRDEKLKEKLDYAVDELAYVQSQDPYGYVSGFPRDCYDRVFAGGDFEVSHFSLGNSWVPWYSIHKIYAGLIDAYNICQNQKALEVVLKLANWAKQGTDNLTDGEFQRMLICEHGGMNEAMADLYLITSNKDYLDLAVRFCHKAILDPLSKGIDELEGKHANTQIPKVIGAAKLYEITGEAYYRDASLFFWEQVTENRSYVIGGNSKNEHFGIENSEELGITTTETCNTYNMMKLTEHLYKWTHQSKYMDYYERALYNHILASQDPETGMKTYFVSTQPGHFKVYCSHDDSFWCCTGTGMENPARYTRSIYHQTENQLFVNLFIASEIHLVEKNISIKQETTFPEAPISKLTIVEAKDELLTFQIRVPYWISGELTAAINSKQTIARADKGYLEVSGCWNDGDVIELFIPMNLHSYKSKDEETKVAFMYGPIVLAGALGTERFPMSDILDDHLKLNNHPLIDVPTLVTSEKDLTKVIKPLEGSSLCFETEAIGQPGNLKMTLIPFYALHHQRYTLYWDVMDNEKYVEFLNKEQSETEKLESITIDAVQPNEQQPEVDHAIKTVNSHSGYLNLVHRGFRDSRDNGYFSYELAVDPEIEMYLHVTYFGGDRVLHLDGKAYERDFHILIEGEELVRQTLKGQKSDKLFAVVYPIPFSLTEGKEKIEVRFVSTEGKIAGGIYGVRMINKPL
- a CDS encoding GntR family transcriptional regulator — translated: MAQQTKVSMVKEKIKEWIVNGKVLPGEKIYSENELVKMFEVSRHTVRQAVGDLVHDGWLYREQGAGTFCSTQLIQGQPQSKSNSAGKTIGVITTYISDYIFPSIIKGIESYLTTRGYSLTFACTDNDPEKEKQCIETMINHNIDGLIVEPTRSSSYNPNLHYYLEMEQKNIPYLMINQIYPQLNPANIILDDEKGGYIATDHLIKQGHKKIIGLFKSDDLQGLNRMQGFIRAFRENNIPFFPDMFVTYTTEEKGFIFKMMTLLKEASTRPTAIVCYNDEVALQVLNLLRDLKMKVPEHMSIVGYDNSYLAEASETKLTSVTHPKTDMGIEAAKWIVDAVEKRENEAFKNKQKVYDPKLVIRNSTSTVSKPAVERKQIII
- a CDS encoding sn-glycerol-1-phosphate dehydrogenase, which gives rise to MITLNELKNQSKACSCGNNHYDILIDDIVISDQALQEVVPYLESKKFKTVAIIADVYTDDVAGKTISNLLCEANIANSKSILQPNAQGDVVADEVALIEAMLGIPQDVDVVIAVGSGTIHDIVRFASFKMRKPFISVPTAPSVDGFNSMGAPVIIKGVKLTYQMQSPLAVFADLSILKGAPKEMIAAGFADMIGKYTSLADWKFSHLVANEPYCPLSARLTQEALNGCVNSIDQIIQAEKDGLKILMESLIQSGLAMLLVGHSSPASGGEHHLSHFWEMNFIKNSKPQVLHGAKVGVSTQLVLDLYKNQMLELISSNDKLKELSTNQAGAVLEQQHELIQVIKALPKSSDIAGMIKSLQGAVTPSDLGIPSELVSDSLRKAHKLRDRYTMLKFWNEHVGLHEYV